The genome window CCCTCACCATGTGCCTAGCATCTATGTACAGCAATTATCAGAGAGTTTACTGATTTTTGAGTACTGAAGCCAGATGACAAATGAGCAATTAAGCCTTCATTACCAGTATAGTGAAGACCATTTTATAGCTTTGAACTAATTTTCTCTTGACCAAGAAAGAAATCGACCAAgggaaataatacaataaaacttAGTTATGCAGGAAGATAGGAATTTAGCTTTAGTTTCTTATTAAGACAAAATGAGTTTCTTGTATGCTTTAATCtaataatgttatttaaaattaaatgtgtggATTTTATACTTTTGCAATTGCTGCTTCAAAGCCTGGAACCCTAATTAACGTGGTGACAAGTTAAGCCTCTCCAGAAGTGGTATTGTTGTCAATTaatttagattacatatatatttttttattttagggacATGGGACTGGAGTTATTTAGGGCTCATATTATAAGTGATCAGAAAGTCCAGAATAAGACAATTGATGGCATTCTTCTCTTGATTGAGAGGGAAAGGAATGGTGAAGCAATTGATAGAAGTTTACTCCGAAGCCTTTTAAGCATGCTCTCTGATTTGCAAGTAAGTTAACTACTTCACTTACTACAAAGCTGATTGCTATCCCTAGTTTGATGTTTAAAAACCAaactcagggaattccctggcagtccagtggttaggcctctgcgctgtcactgctgagggcccgggttcgatccctagtcaggaaactaagaccccacaagatGCGCAGCacggtgaaaaaataaaaaccaaactcatagtgCTGTTCCCATAGAGGCTTTCAATAAACATTACTGCATAATTGAACTCCTTTATTTTGTTACCCCCTCCCAGATTTATCAGGATTCTTTTGAACAACGGTTTTTGGAAGAAACTAACCGACTCTATGCAGCCGAAGGCCAAAAATTAATGCAGGAAAGAGAggtatttaaaaatcatgattaaTAAATCCACTGTGTCTCACAAGAGACCCTACTTTATAGAACATAAGCTGCCCTTTGCATTTATCTTCCCAACATTATGCTGCTTTTCTCTCACTTAGGtgctcctttcttttctctcttcttaaagGCCAGAATTCTGGATCATAAACTCTACCTATAATTTTACATATGATACAACCCTGTCACATTTGACAGGGCTGCTCCCAGAATCTTTTGGACTTgacattttctgaatgatttatGGGGAGGAAAACAATAATGTAAAAAACTATCTTTGTAGGTTCCTGAATATCTTCACCATGTTAACAAACGTCTAGAAGAAGAAGCAGACAGACTTATTACTTACTTAGATCAGACCACCCAGTAAGTATTACATGCTCAGTCTGATAGCCTTAACCTGTGTTGTTGAATCACTTAAGGCACTTTGGGCATCCCCAAACATGTTAGCAGGTGTAAGTTGAGACTTTAACAATTGTTTTCATAATGCAGCCTTCAAGTTGTTATTTTCCCTACTTAATTAGATTTAGTCAAGGATTTGATTATTGGTTGTCTGTATGTGTTTTGTATGTACTTAAAAAATAGTATTACAAGCTGATGTGATCTTTGAAATCTTCAGGCTGATTAAAATTCAGTGGGTGTTCATAGGAGAGagtatttctgtgttttcctaAATATTACCAACCATGGAGTTCCTATAAGCAGCAGAGATAAATACTTTCCTAGTAAAAGCAGAGAAATTTGGGAAAAGCCAGCCACAGCAAGaccattgaaatatttatttcgtGATGTAACAAAATTCTTTAATATGTGATGTTTTCCTTCTAGGCATAAAGTAGAGTAACTCTGAGCACAATAAATTTATACATAGGAATAGGAATAttgaaattaacataaaatgagCTGtttgatcccccccccccccaggaaagACTATAAATTTTCAGTAAAGTCAAATGTCAATAAttctaaactttttttccttgtagGAAGTCATTAATTGCTACTGTGGAAAAACAACTTCTAGGTGAACACTTAACAGCAATTCTTCAGAAAGGTAATTGGCAATTTACATAAGAGATTACTTTTAAAATGGTAGCAGCAAACAAGTAGAAAAATTTCTAAAGATTGACCTTTTAAAAGTTGGATAGCATGTGGCTGCATTTTTGAGGAGGGACACGGCCCTTTTTCGCTATTCATCACAGTAAACTTTCAGGAGGTGCCTCTATCCTTAACTTAAAGATAAGTTAAGGAAATGAGATGAGAGGAGTCTACCAACTCCAGTAAAGAAACAGTGGGAATTTGGGaattcttgatttaatttttaagactGCAGTAATAAGAAAATGCATTCCTTTTTGCActaaagtgtttttgtttctagCATATAAAACCAAGCATTTCTGTTAATCCTAAGTGATCTATGGGTATACCCTGAGTTTTACTTTGACAGTGCTTCAGATACGCAAAAGTCTTACCTTTCTTTCCAGCcatcttttcttttgtataaaatattttagaactttAATGCAGTtacacttttatttcatttttaaaatcaaatacttTAGAACTTCATTTAAACTTGGCCTATCGATGCATGGTTTTTGCCATACCACAGGCCATATCCAATACTCTGAAATATAGCTGTGTACACTAATGCAAATATAATTTGGCTATTGCCCATATGAAGTATTTATAATGTGTATTTATGTAAACCAATATTTGTAAGTTGGTTTATACATGTGATCTACTGTGCTAAATGGTACAAACCATTACACAATTTTTGTTAAGTTGCCTATATTTAGTTTTCACTTGGAAAGGTGATTGTCTCTTTGAGTTTAACTCAAAGCACATCTCTGTATTAAAATTCACAGACCAGTCATAGTTCAGACCAGTATCACAATAATAACttacttttcattaaaatatctgacatttttgttcacttttttaatATCATATGTTTCAAAATTCAGGTTTAAATAACCTCCTTGATGAAAACCGAATTCAAGATTTATCCCTCCTGTATCAGCTCTTCAGTAGAGTTCGAGGTGGCGTTCAGGTTCTCTTGCAGCAATGGATTGAATATATTAAGGTATTAACATTAACCTGTCTTTTTTCTCTCATGGCTTACATCTGTACACCTAGAGTACATATCAGcaagcatttcttatttgttagatcctttttttttttttaagtaatgggCATTTGAGAGCAGTCAACCTGAGAATGATAGCTGTGTAGCACATTAGCAATAAAAGTTCTCTTCTTGATGTCTGATGTGATTTCTAGCTCCAATAATTAtagcagtgaatgtgggaaaagggagagggctTTTTTTCAAtccaaatttctttcctttcttttgttcttacaCTGAAGGCAGATTGCCATTTTTTAGCTGACTTCTTTAAAAGTAGGGAAAAGACCCTAGAGACTTTTCCAATAATGCTTCATTATGATATTGTATACTCAGTGGCCATTACTTATTTTGTGACTATAGATGAATGGTATCAGTCTGGgtgttttatccttttatttttttcttttcttcaaaaccagcttttttttaatttaattttgaagtATGTGTACCTAGTTAAAATATGATTTTGAGGATTGTTTTAATTGCAGATAATTAAATTCTAGTAAaaagtcattttgtttttttaggcatTTGGTAGCACTATTGTAATTAATCCTGAAAAGGATAAAACCATGGTTCAAGAATTGCTGGATTTTAAAGATAAGGTTGACCATATAATTGATATCTGTTTCCTGAAGAATGAAAAATTTATCAACGCCATGAAAGAAGCATTTGAAACATTCATTAACAAAAGACCAAACAAGCCTGCTGAACTTATAGGTATTTTTCCACTCCCTTTTCCTGGTTCTTTAATGTTCTTTTACTCATAAAATTTCGGTTAACCTGAAATTTTGACAAGGTTTTGTATATTAACACCTATTTATTTGGAGTTGCTTAGTTGGTGGTTTCTAAGAAGCTGGATGCAAGGAATTAGTCCTTCATGCTAAAGAATATCTCAAAGCCCACATGTCAAACGTGATCTTTCTTTGTAAGACACTACATTAGACcctatttacttttatttacaaaaagctTGATAGCTGTTTTACAAGCTTACAGCAGTTTAAAGGTGGGGCAAGGTGCTGTTTCTAGAGGCCCACACATAAAGCTGCAGGAAAGGATAGCACAAAATTACAGTTGccagtgagaaaggaagaaaatccagGATGAAAATAAACCTAATAATCTGGGCCCATTTAGAGTAAAGGGTGTGGTATACTACAGTGCTCAGTTTTTCCCACCCAGGTACCCCTTAATGTCAGAGGAGGATGTACCTGAGAAGGTCCTTTGccaaaaggatgaaattttgttGATTTACTACTTACCCTTAAATTTTTTGTGAAATTTGCCTCCTACTCTGTAGTGTATCTGGtttgttttaatagaaaaaagattGCCTACCATCACTGTAAAATGAACACTCCAAAAGATGTGCCATGTCTTTCAATGGCTTTGATGACCCCAGCACAGAGCTGtatacacacacccccctccttaccacccccccccccccccccaccgctggGTACTCATCCCATTTTAATAAGCATCACTATCATAGAAAGTACATTAGATCTGGAGCCAGAAGACTTGGGTTTGAGTTGAGGCTCTTGTATTTTTTAGCTGTGACGTTGAACAAATCACTTGATCTCCCTGACTTTGGAGACTTTTTAagaaatgcatatatacatatgaaacaTTGAAAAATTCAGTATATCATACTCCTGTTTGGTATTTATAGTGACCAGTAGTACCTCATGGATACCCATGATCACTAAACAACAAATTTTCCCCCCATTTTAGCTAAATATGTAGATTCAAAGCTTCGCGCAGGCAACAAAGAAGCTACAGATGAAGAACTTGAGAAAATGTTGGATAAGATTATGATTATATTTAGATTTATCTATggtatgtatttttgttttagtatttttcttttaaaacaaagcacTCAGCAGAGAAACTAGCAAGTACAATCAACCTGGAAGGTACATTTATTTGGGGGTTAgatatttaaaattctgttatatTCCTTGCATTTAATTTATTGGGGTACTTGAGGAATGTTACTTAATTGCCTTGACTTTTCCAATATTAAGAGCCTTGAATTTTGCTACTTAATTTAATCTCTAGAGTGTTGATGCTGAAGCTGCTAGTTgactaaatattttctaaagaaaagttAATTCAGTCTTAATTCTTTATAGCAAAGAACTTTTGAAATGTCTGGCACAAAAATCTATCTCATGTTTTCTGCATTTAGCAAACTTGGATAAAATGTATAACTTTAAATAACTTGGAGTAATGGTGTGATTTATTAAGTACGTTGAGTCAGTTCTGTCAAAACCTTGTACTGGAATATTATGAGAgttgtgttttattatttaacataggcAAGGATGTTTTTGAGGCCTTCTATAAGAAAGATTTAGCCAAACGCCTGTTAGTTGGAAAGAGTGCATCTGTGGATGCTGAAAAATCAATGCTGTCCAAACTTAAACATGGTATGTTTGTCattctttctgttccttctttgatttctgaGAGAAAATGTTAGCTTAATTTTTACTCTTTCAGTCAGTTGCCTCTTTTCTCACTCATTGTATGTTCATATGATAAAAACGTAAATTAAGCTCATCAGGTTTACAACCTATTTACATATCCAGAGctgttatgattttttaaaaataaaacattgttcttgtttttattatttgtataaaaatttcCCATTTATCTTATGCCTAAATAGTAGATAAGGTTACTACGGGATTAAAGCTTTGACTCTGAATTAGTGGGGCATACACTTTGGGGTAAGGATTCTTTTATTCTTATGAATAGTTACAGATCATATTTCATACTAAAGTAAGTTTTACATTTCATGTTTtcaattctgaattctttgtttttACCACTTTAAAATACTGTAAATGTACAAACATCTTTAATAGAATGTGGAGCTGCTTTCACCAGCAAACTTGAAGGAATGTTTAAAGACATGGAACTTTCTAAAGACATCATGATTCAGTTCAAACAGGTAAAAGTGAGTTAAACTCTTACTTAATTCCTTCAActtaaatgtatttacttatctCCTTACTTTGATTTGTACTGAAGAGGATAAATAGAAACATGTATTTGCTATAAACACTTCATAGCAACTTAGATGATAGTCAcagtagaagagaaaaatcaccaATGAAATGTAAGTATATTTGACCTACTTCAAAATTTATTCTCAGTATACACCCAAGATAAcacaaaaatagaagtaaaatgtatTGAACAGAAGTCAGGATAAGAAAAGCTGTAGCTAGTGAGAACAGGGCCTCCAGCATCTAATCACTGTTGGTGAATTGCATGTTCAAAGCCGGTgatagggagggaggagaagtaaTAGAGTGGTTGTATAAGGCCTTTAGGGACATTGGGAATGAAGCTAGATCCATAGTTTTGTAGATATCGGCAGAAGCTGGTTTTGAAATGTTTAATGTTATAGGTAATAGTTGATAGCAAAGTAGATTTTCCTCATCTCTGGTTTTAATaatgactttttttatttttaacctttttattttttattttttacaataaaatgcatatacttagagtgtacaatttggtatcccaatctcccaattcatcccccccaaccctccctgctttccccacttggtgtccatatgtttgttctctacctctgtgtctctgtttctgccttgcaaaccagttgattcgtaccatttttctatactccacgtatatgtgttaatatacaatatttgtttttctctttctgacgcacttcactctgtatgacagtatctaggtccatccatgtctctaaaaatgtcccactttcattgctttttacagctgagtgatattccattgtatgtatgtaccacatcttctttatccattcatctgttgatggacatttaggttgcttccatgtcctggctattgtaaatagtgctgcaatgaacattggggtgcatgtgtctttttgcattatggtgttctctgggtatatgcccagcagtgggattgctgggtcatacagtagttctatttttagttttgcaaggaacctccatactgttttccatagtggctgtatcaacttacattcccaccagcaatgcaagagcgttcctttttctccacaccctctccagcatttactgtttgtcgattttctgatgatgcccattctaaccggtgtgaggtgatacctcattgtagttttgatttgcatttctctaataattagtgatgttgagcaggttttcatgtgcctcttggccatcggtatgtcttctttggagaaatgtctatttaggtcttctgcctatctgtggattgggttgtttgtttttttgatattgagctgcataaaaagtttatatattttggagattaatcctttgcttgttgattcgtttgcaaatattttctcccattctgagggttgtcttttcgtcttgcttctagtttcctttgctgtgcagaagctttgaagtttcattaggtcccacttatttatttttgtttttatttccattattctagggagtgggtcaaaaaagatcttgctgttatttacgttgaagagtgttcttcctatgttttcctctaggagttttatagtgtctggccttacatttaggcctttaatccattttgagtttatttttgtgtatggtgttaggaagtgttctaatttcattcttttccatgtagctgtccagttttcccagcaccacttattgaagaggctgccttttctccattgtatatgcttgcttcctttgtcatagatgagttgactgtagtttatctctgggctttctatcctgttccattgatctatatttctggttttatgccagtaccatactgtcttaatcactgtagccttgtagtatagcctgaattcaggaagcctgattccaccaactccgtctttccttctcaagattgctttggctatttggggtcttttgcgtttccatacaaatcataaaatgtcttgttctggttctgtgaaaaatgccattggtaatttgatcaggattgtgttgaatctgtaaattgctttgggtagtatagtcattttcacaatgttgattcttccaatccaagaacatggtatgtccctccatctgtttgtgtcttgatttctttcattagtgtcttatagttttctgagtacaggtcttttacctccttggttaggtttattcctaggtattttattctttttgttgcaatgatgaatgggattgtttccttaatttctctttctgatctttcattgttggtgtatagaaatgcaagagatttctgtgtgttaattttgtatcctgcaacattaccaaattcattgattagctcaagtagttttctgatggcatctttaggattctctatgtatagtatcatgtcatctgcaaacagtgacagttttacttcttcttttccaatttggattccttttatttctttttcttctctgattgctgtggcaaggacttccaaaactgtgttgaatagtagtggcgagagtggacatccttgtcttgttcctgatcttagagggaatgcttgcagtttttcaccattgagaatgatgtttgctgtgggtttgtcatatatggcctttattatgttgaagtaggttccctctatgcccaccttctggagagtttttatcataaatgggtgttgaattttgtcaaaagctttttctgcatctattgagatgatcatgtggtttttatccttcactttgttaatatggtgtatcacattgattgatttgcgtatattgaagaatccttgcattccagggataaaccccacttggtcatggtggatgatccttttaatgtgttgttggattctgttggctagtattttgttgaggatttttgcatctaaattcatcagtgatattggtctgtagttttctgtttttgtagtatctttgtctggttttggtatcagggtgatggtggcttcataaaatgagtttgggattgttccttactctgcaatgttttggaagagtttgagaaagatgggtgttagctcttctcgaaatgtttgataaaattcacgtgtgaatccatctggtcctagacttttgtttgttgggagatttttaatcacagtttcaatttcattccttgtgattggtctgttcatattttctgtcttcctgattcagtcttggaaggttatacctttctaagaatctgtccatttcatccaggttgtccattttattggcatatagttgcttgtagtagtctcttatggtgctttttatttctgcagtgtccattgtaacttctcctgtttcatttctaatttgattggtttgagtcctctccctcttttgcttgatgagtcttgctagaggtttatcaattttatcttatcaaagaaccagcttttagttttattgatttttgtattgttttctttgtttctatttcatttatttctgctctgatctttatgatttctctccatctactcactttgggtgttgtttgctcttctttctctagtttctttaggtgtaagggtagattgttgatttgggatttttcttgtttcttgaggtaggattgtattgctataaactttcctcttagaactgcctttgctgcatcccataggttttggatcattgtgttttcattgtcatttgtctccaggtattttttgatttcctctttgatttcttcagtgatctgttggttatttagtagcgtattgtgtagcctccatgtgtttgtgttttttacagttttttcctgtaattgatttctaatctcatagcgttgtggtcagaaaagatgcttgatacgatttcaattttcttgaatttaccaaggctcgatttatgacccaaaatgtgatctatcctggagaatgttccatgtgcacttgagaagaatgtgtaatctgctgtttttggatgtaatgtcctatagatacctattaaatccagctgatttattgtgtcatttaaagcttgtgtttccttattaatcttctgtctggatgatctgtccattggtgtaagtggggtgttaaagtcccccactatgactgtgttcctgttgatttcctctttcatagttgttatcatttgccttatgtattgaggtgctcctatattgggtgcatatatatttataattgttatctcttcttcttggattgatccgtcaatctttatgtagtgtcctttcttgtctcttgtaacattttttattttaaagtctattttatctgatatgactactggtactccagctttcttttgatttccatttgcatggaatatctttttccatcccctcactttcagtctgtatgtgtccctaggtctgaagtgagtctcctggagacagcatatatatgggtcttgtttttgtatccatttggccagtttgtgtcttttggtt of Hippopotamus amphibius kiboko isolate mHipAmp2 chromosome X, mHipAmp2.hap2, whole genome shotgun sequence contains these proteins:
- the CUL4B gene encoding cullin-4B isoform X6, whose protein sequence is MIDPDFTDKPKLPENYTDETWQKLKEAVEAIQNSTSIKYNLEELYQIMIRSIFLFLDRTYVLQNSMLPSIWDMGLELFRAHIISDQKVQNKTIDGILLLIERERNGEAIDRSLLRSLLSMLSDLQIYQDSFEQRFLEETNRLYAAEGQKLMQEREVPEYLHHVNKRLEEEADRLITYLDQTTQKSLIATVEKQLLGEHLTAILQKGLNNLLDENRIQDLSLLYQLFSRVRGGVQVLLQQWIEYIKAFGSTIVINPEKDKTMVQELLDFKDKVDHIIDICFLKNEKFINAMKEAFETFINKRPNKPAELIAKYVDSKLRAGNKEATDEELEKMLDKIMIIFRFIYGKDVFEAFYKKDLAKRLLVGKSASVDAEKSMLSKLKHECGAAFTSKLEGMFKDMELSKDIMIQFKQVKYMQNQNVPGNIELTVNILTMGYWPTYVPMEVHLPPEMVKLQEIFKTFYLGKHSGRKLQWQSTLGHCVLKAEFKEGKKELQVSLFQTLVLLMFNEGEEFSLEEIKQATGIEDGELRRTLQSLACGKARVLAKNPKGKDIEDGDKFVCNDDFKHKLFRIKINQIQMKETVEEQASTTERVFQDRQYQIDAAIVRIMKMRKTLSHNLLVSEVYNQLKFPVKPADLKKRIESLIDRDYMERDKENPNQYNYIA
- the CUL4B gene encoding cullin-4B isoform X5, translating into MKSVCPVTSGFSSPNPSAAAAAAQEVRSATDGNTSTTPPTSAKKRKLNSSSSSSGSNSSNEREDFDSASSSSTPPLQPRDSASPSTSSFCPGVPVAASSHVPIQKKLRFEDTLEFVGFDAKMAEESSSSSSSSSPTAATSQQQQLKNKSILISSVASVHHANGLAKSSTTVSSFANSKPGSAKKLVIKNFKDKPKLPENYTDETWQKLKEAVEAIQNSTSIKYNLEELYQIMIRSIFLFLDRTYVLQNSMLPSIWDMGLELFRAHIISDQKVQNKTIDGILLLIERERNGEAIDRSLLRSLLSMLSDLQIYQDSFEQRFLEETNRLYAAEGQKLMQEREVPEYLHHVNKRLEEEADRLITYLDQTTQKSLIATVEKQLLGEHLTAILQKGLNNLLDENRIQDLSLLYQLFSRVRGGVQVLLQQWIEYIKAFGSTIVINPEKDKTMVQELLDFKDKVDHIIDICFLKNEKFINAMKEAFETFINKRPNKPAELIAKYVDSKLRAGNKEATDEELEKMLDKIMIIFRFIYGKDVFEAFYKKDLAKRLLVGKSASVDAEKSMLSKLKHECGAAFTSKLEGMFKDMELSKDIMIQFKQVKYMQNQNVPGNIELTVNILTMGYWPTYVPMEVHLPPEMVKLQEIFKTFYLGKHSGRKLQWQSTLGHCVLKAEFKERMES